A single window of Bordetella genomosp. 11 DNA harbors:
- the dapC gene encoding succinyldiaminopimelate transaminase, whose amino-acid sequence MNPRLDALHPYPFEKLRRLMADAGAPPSGLAPINLSIGEPKHDTPARVAQAMVQALPGGLASYPTTKGETRLREVIAQWLAKRYGIAAPDPETQVLPVLGSREALFSFAQTVIDPTGDDVVICPNPFYQIYEGAALLAGAQPYYVNADPDRNFGPDWSQVPEEVWRKTRMVYVCSPGNPAGNVMTMDDWREILELSDRYGFIVASDECYSEIYLNETQPPLGGLQAAHALGRTDYRNLLAFSSLSKRSNVPGMRSGFVAGDASLVARFLLYRTYHGSAMSPVVSAASIAAWTDETHVRENRRLYREKFDAVVPILQRTMSVTRPAASFYLWAATPTPDTDFARELYASTGVTVLPGSYLARDAHGRNPGLNRIRMALVAPLAQCVDAAERIANFAKTAV is encoded by the coding sequence ATGAACCCCCGCCTCGATGCACTGCACCCCTACCCCTTCGAAAAACTCCGCCGCCTGATGGCTGATGCGGGCGCGCCGCCCAGTGGGCTGGCGCCCATCAACCTATCCATCGGCGAACCCAAGCACGACACGCCGGCCCGCGTCGCCCAGGCCATGGTACAGGCCCTGCCCGGCGGGCTGGCATCCTATCCCACGACCAAGGGCGAGACGCGTCTGCGGGAGGTCATCGCGCAATGGCTGGCCAAGCGCTACGGCATTGCCGCGCCCGATCCCGAGACCCAGGTCCTGCCCGTGCTCGGCTCGCGCGAGGCGCTGTTCTCCTTCGCCCAAACCGTTATCGACCCCACGGGCGATGACGTGGTGATCTGCCCGAATCCGTTCTATCAAATCTACGAAGGCGCCGCGCTGCTGGCCGGTGCCCAACCTTATTACGTCAACGCCGATCCCGACCGCAACTTCGGGCCGGACTGGAGCCAGGTTCCCGAGGAGGTGTGGCGCAAGACCCGCATGGTGTACGTATGCTCGCCCGGCAACCCGGCGGGCAACGTCATGACCATGGACGATTGGCGCGAGATCCTCGAATTGAGCGACCGCTACGGTTTCATCGTGGCTTCCGACGAGTGCTACTCGGAGATCTACCTGAACGAAACCCAGCCTCCACTGGGCGGATTGCAGGCCGCGCACGCACTGGGCCGTACCGACTATCGCAACCTGCTCGCCTTCTCCAGCCTGTCCAAGCGATCCAACGTGCCGGGCATGCGCTCGGGTTTCGTTGCCGGCGACGCCAGCCTTGTCGCCCGCTTCCTCCTTTACCGGACCTACCACGGCAGCGCGATGAGCCCCGTCGTGTCGGCCGCCAGCATCGCGGCCTGGACCGATGAGACCCATGTGCGAGAGAATCGCAGGCTTTACCGCGAGAAATTCGATGCGGTCGTGCCCATTCTGCAGCGCACGATGAGCGTCACGCGGCCCGCCGCGTCGTTCTATCTATGGGCCGCCACGCCGACACCCGATACGGATTTCGCGCGCGAGCTGTACGCCAGCACCGGGGTAACGGTACTTCCGGGCAGCTATCTCGCCCGCGACGCCCACGGCCGCAATCCCGGGCTGAACCGCATCCGCATGGCGCTGGTCGCCCCGTTGGCGCAGTGCGTCGACGCCGCCGAACGCATCGCCAATTTCGCCAAGACTGCTGTCTAA
- a CDS encoding UvrD-helicase domain-containing protein produces the protein MIDKLNPEQRAAVTLEPQHALVLAGAGSGKTRVLTTRMAWLIQNGLASPYALLAVTFTNKAAREMLARISAILPIDTRGLWIGTFHGLCNRLLRAHHRDAGLPQAFQILDTADQLAAIKRLLKANGIDDEKYPPRDVQRFINGAKEEGERPGDLEAWDSHRRRLIEIYQLYEAQCQREGVVDFPELLLRAYELLSRNAPVREHYQRRFRHILVDEFQDTNTLQYKWLKLLAGGGAYIFAVGDDDQSIYAFRGANVGNMSDFERDYAKGTVIRLEQNYRSYGHILDSANALIDHNSGRLGKNLWTEQGEGEPVRVIEQPSDGMEAQWVVDEIRSLVNEGRARREIAVLYRSNAQSRVLEHALFSAGIPYKVYGGLRFFERQEIKHALAYLRLISNPHDDTSWMRVVNFPARGIGARTLEQLADAARAHDTSLYGAVARVAGKGGSNLAQFATLIGRMADDTRELPLPEMVEHVLEASGLIEHYRGEKEGTERIENLNELVTAAAVFSTEENFDGLPAGVPAQRDAIADPALEANINPVPDNLTPLAAFLSHAALEAGDNQAQAGQDAVQMMTVHAAKGLEFDAVFITGLEEGLFPHENSVLEQAGLEEERRLMYVAITRARERLYLSLAQSRMLHGQTRYAMRSRFLAEIPEQHLKWLTPRAGAADDHFGGGSAWSAAPRDAFGRKPVSAIAPRQPRGVTSGVTVGDRHYRIGQGVRHARFGDGTIIGLSGTGQDAQAQIQFRDVGAKTLALGIAKLDVIAG, from the coding sequence ATGATCGACAAGTTAAATCCGGAACAACGCGCCGCAGTCACGCTGGAACCGCAGCACGCCCTGGTCTTGGCCGGGGCGGGCAGCGGCAAGACGCGCGTCCTCACTACCCGCATGGCATGGCTGATCCAGAATGGATTGGCCAGCCCCTATGCGCTGCTCGCGGTCACGTTCACCAACAAGGCCGCGCGCGAAATGCTGGCACGCATTTCGGCCATCCTCCCCATCGATACGCGCGGCTTGTGGATTGGCACTTTCCACGGCCTGTGCAACCGGCTGCTGCGGGCTCACCACCGCGATGCCGGTCTGCCGCAAGCCTTCCAGATCCTCGATACCGCGGATCAATTGGCGGCGATCAAGCGGCTGCTCAAGGCCAACGGCATCGATGACGAGAAGTATCCGCCTCGCGATGTCCAGCGCTTCATCAATGGCGCCAAGGAAGAGGGCGAGCGACCGGGCGACCTCGAAGCCTGGGACAGCCACCGACGGCGCCTGATCGAAATCTATCAGCTGTATGAAGCGCAGTGCCAACGGGAAGGGGTAGTCGACTTTCCCGAATTGCTGTTGCGCGCGTACGAGCTTCTCTCGCGCAATGCGCCGGTACGCGAACATTACCAGCGCCGGTTCAGGCACATCCTGGTCGACGAGTTCCAGGACACGAATACGCTGCAGTACAAATGGCTAAAGCTGCTGGCGGGCGGCGGCGCGTACATTTTCGCGGTCGGAGACGATGACCAGTCCATCTATGCGTTTCGGGGCGCGAATGTCGGCAACATGTCCGACTTCGAACGCGACTACGCGAAGGGCACGGTCATCAGGCTGGAGCAGAACTACCGTTCCTACGGCCATATCCTGGATTCCGCCAACGCGCTGATCGACCATAACAGCGGCCGGCTGGGCAAGAATCTGTGGACCGAACAGGGCGAAGGCGAGCCGGTACGGGTCATCGAGCAACCGTCCGATGGCATGGAAGCGCAGTGGGTCGTCGACGAAATCCGCTCCCTCGTCAACGAGGGGCGGGCGCGCCGCGAGATCGCCGTGCTCTACCGCAGCAACGCGCAATCGCGCGTGCTGGAGCATGCCCTGTTTTCGGCCGGCATACCGTATAAGGTCTATGGCGGCCTGCGCTTTTTCGAACGCCAGGAAATCAAGCACGCCCTTGCGTACTTGCGGCTGATCTCCAATCCGCATGACGATACGTCGTGGATGCGCGTCGTCAACTTCCCCGCGCGGGGCATAGGCGCACGCACCCTGGAACAACTTGCCGACGCGGCTCGGGCCCATGACACCAGCCTCTACGGCGCCGTGGCCCGCGTCGCGGGAAAGGGCGGATCCAATCTGGCGCAGTTCGCGACATTGATCGGCCGCATGGCCGATGACACCCGTGAACTGCCCCTGCCTGAGATGGTCGAACATGTGCTCGAGGCCAGCGGGCTGATCGAACATTACCGTGGCGAAAAGGAAGGCACCGAGCGCATCGAGAACTTGAACGAACTCGTCACGGCCGCTGCGGTGTTTTCGACCGAGGAAAATTTCGACGGCCTGCCCGCGGGCGTGCCCGCCCAGCGCGATGCGATAGCGGATCCGGCGCTCGAGGCGAACATCAACCCCGTCCCGGACAACCTGACGCCGCTGGCCGCCTTCCTGTCCCATGCGGCATTGGAAGCTGGCGATAACCAGGCGCAGGCGGGGCAGGACGCCGTGCAGATGATGACGGTTCACGCCGCCAAAGGGCTGGAGTTCGACGCGGTCTTCATCACCGGCCTGGAAGAAGGCTTGTTCCCGCATGAAAACAGCGTGCTGGAACAGGCGGGCCTGGAAGAAGAGCGGCGCCTGATGTATGTCGCGATCACGCGTGCGCGCGAACGCCTGTACCTGAGCCTGGCCCAAAGCCGCATGCTGCATGGGCAGACGCGCTACGCCATGCGTTCACGTTTCCTGGCAGAGATCCCGGAACAGCATCTGAAGTGGCTGACGCCGCGCGCAGGCGCTGCGGACGACCATTTTGGCGGGGGATCGGCATGGAGTGCGGCGCCCCGGGATGCATTCGGGCGCAAACCCGTAAGCGCCATCGCACCGCGCCAGCCCCGTGGGGTGACTTCGGGTGTGACGGTCGGCGACCGGCATTACCGCATTGGCCAGGGGGTCCGGCATGCGCGTTTCGGCGATGGCACCATCATCGGCCTGAGCGGCACCGGCCAGGATGCGCAGGCCCAGATCCAGTTCCGGGATGTCGGCGCCAAAACTCTGGCGTTGGGTATCGCCAAGCTGGACGTCATCGCGGGCTGA
- the prmB gene encoding 50S ribosomal protein L3 N(5)-glutamine methyltransferase has translation MSLSNRPELLTVRDLIRYGVSRLNAGQVSFGHGSDNAWDEAVYLVLHTLHLPLDTLDPFLDAHVLAEEREQVLALLDKRVRERVPAPYLTNEAWLRGRRFYVDNRVIVPRSPIAELLDDSLSPWVADPETVEYVLDMCTGSGCLAVLSALAFPFAHVDGVDISASALEVAMHNVGAYNLHDRVFLHCSDLFQKLAPRQYDVIICNPPYVNADSMHALPQEYRHEPHLALAGGDDGMDLVRRILTESPAYLAPKGLLVLEIGHERAHFESAFPQLEPVWLDSSEASDQIILLTREQLAP, from the coding sequence ATGTCCTTATCCAATCGCCCCGAATTGCTCACCGTCCGCGACCTTATCCGCTATGGCGTTTCCCGTCTGAACGCGGGCCAGGTCAGTTTCGGCCACGGCAGCGACAATGCCTGGGACGAAGCCGTGTATCTGGTACTGCACACGCTGCACCTTCCCCTCGATACGTTGGATCCCTTCCTGGACGCGCACGTTCTGGCTGAAGAACGCGAACAGGTACTGGCGCTGCTGGACAAGCGCGTGCGCGAGCGCGTGCCGGCCCCTTACCTGACCAACGAAGCATGGCTGCGCGGGCGCCGCTTCTATGTCGACAACCGCGTCATCGTGCCCCGCTCGCCGATCGCCGAACTGCTGGATGACAGCCTCTCGCCCTGGGTGGCGGACCCCGAAACGGTCGAGTATGTCCTGGACATGTGCACCGGCTCGGGCTGCCTGGCGGTGCTGTCCGCACTGGCATTTCCCTTCGCGCACGTCGACGGCGTCGATATTTCAGCCAGCGCGCTGGAAGTCGCGATGCATAACGTGGGCGCCTACAACCTGCATGACCGTGTCTTCCTGCATTGCAGCGATCTGTTCCAGAAACTGGCGCCGCGCCAGTACGACGTGATCATTTGCAACCCACCCTACGTGAATGCGGACTCCATGCATGCCTTGCCGCAGGAGTACCGGCACGAGCCGCATCTGGCCCTGGCTGGCGGCGATGACGGCATGGACCTGGTCCGGCGCATCCTGACCGAGTCCCCTGCCTACCTGGCGCCCAAGGGGCTGCTGGTACTGGAAATCGGCCACGAGCGCGCGCATTTCGAAAGCGCATTTCCTCAGTTGGAACCCGTCTGGCTGGATTCGTCCGAGGCCTCGGACCAGATCATTCTGCTGACCCGCGAGCAACTGGCACCGTGA
- a CDS encoding ABC-F family ATP-binding cassette domain-containing protein: MIRGSGITLRRGTKVLLDDADFVVNPGERVGIVGKNGAGKSSLFALLTGALDVDAGSLTLPPDWRIASVQQELHADDRPAREFVIDGDTPLRALQARRATLADHQGTEIAETEAALIEAGAWSAPSRAEQLLAGLGFKPAEWTQPVASFSGGWRMRLALARALMAPSDLLLLDEPTNHLDLDAMLWLEKWLTAYPGTVLLISHDTEFLDAAAKAILHFDHGKLVRYRGGYQDFLEQRAERLRQTRIAWEKQSRETARLQGFIDRFKAKASKAKQAQSRVKALARMQTLAPLHAEAGIDIRIPSPDHMPDPLLVLEKLSAGYTDDNGRPVDILRDVTLMVRAGSRVGILGANGAGKSTLVKTLAETLPVRSGERRASRGLSIGYFAQHQLDMLDLNATPLLHLARIAPNAREQELRNYLGGFGFSGDAVTGLVGPMSGGEKARLALSLIVWQKPNLLLLDEPSNHLDVETREALAAALAEFAGSMLLVSHDRHLLRTTVDSFWIVADGTVREFEGDLEDYRDWLAARGTEEKAEAARANASDTPPPADRKQQRRLEAEQRQRVAAARKPLEAKLAKVDAEMETVRTRLESLDALIADADLYSDARRAERQKVMSEHGELGKRMAALEEQWLGLHEAIEAAEKTASVSSPS; encoded by the coding sequence GTGATACGCGGATCTGGAATCACCCTGCGCCGCGGGACGAAGGTCCTGCTGGACGACGCCGACTTCGTCGTCAACCCGGGAGAACGCGTCGGCATCGTCGGCAAGAATGGCGCGGGAAAATCGTCCCTGTTCGCGTTGCTGACGGGCGCGCTCGACGTCGATGCCGGCAGCCTTACCCTGCCTCCCGATTGGCGCATCGCCAGCGTTCAACAGGAACTGCACGCCGACGACCGTCCCGCGCGCGAGTTCGTCATCGATGGCGATACGCCTCTGCGAGCGCTGCAGGCCCGGCGTGCCACGCTCGCCGATCACCAGGGTACCGAAATCGCCGAAACCGAAGCCGCGCTGATTGAAGCCGGCGCCTGGAGCGCGCCGTCGCGCGCCGAACAACTGCTTGCCGGGTTGGGCTTCAAGCCGGCGGAATGGACCCAGCCGGTTGCCAGCTTTTCCGGCGGCTGGCGCATGCGCCTGGCGCTGGCGCGCGCGCTGATGGCGCCGTCCGACCTGCTGCTGCTCGACGAGCCGACCAACCACCTGGATCTGGACGCCATGCTGTGGCTGGAAAAATGGCTGACGGCGTATCCCGGCACGGTATTGCTGATTTCCCACGACACGGAATTCCTGGATGCAGCGGCCAAGGCCATCCTGCATTTCGACCACGGCAAGCTCGTGCGCTACCGTGGCGGCTACCAGGATTTCCTCGAGCAACGTGCCGAGCGCTTGCGTCAAACCCGCATTGCCTGGGAAAAGCAAAGCCGGGAAACGGCCCGCTTGCAGGGATTCATCGACCGCTTCAAGGCCAAGGCATCCAAGGCCAAGCAGGCGCAAAGCCGGGTCAAGGCATTGGCGCGCATGCAGACGCTGGCACCGCTGCACGCCGAAGCCGGCATCGACATCCGCATTCCGTCACCGGACCATATGCCGGATCCGTTGCTGGTCCTGGAGAAGCTATCGGCGGGGTATACGGATGACAACGGCCGTCCGGTCGATATCCTGCGCGACGTGACGCTGATGGTGCGCGCGGGCAGCCGTGTGGGCATCCTGGGCGCCAACGGCGCGGGCAAGAGCACGCTGGTGAAGACCTTGGCCGAGACCCTGCCCGTGCGATCGGGCGAACGGCGGGCCTCGCGTGGCCTGTCGATCGGCTACTTCGCGCAGCACCAGCTGGATATGCTGGATCTGAACGCCACGCCGCTACTGCATTTGGCCCGCATCGCACCCAACGCGCGCGAACAGGAATTGCGCAACTACCTGGGCGGTTTCGGCTTCTCCGGGGACGCCGTGACGGGGCTGGTGGGTCCCATGTCCGGCGGCGAAAAGGCGCGTCTGGCGTTGTCGCTGATCGTCTGGCAGAAGCCCAACCTGCTTCTGCTCGACGAACCCAGCAACCACCTGGATGTGGAAACGCGCGAGGCGCTGGCCGCGGCGCTGGCGGAATTCGCCGGCAGTATGCTGCTGGTGTCCCACGACCGCCACCTGTTGCGCACCACGGTGGACAGCTTCTGGATCGTCGCCGATGGCACGGTACGTGAATTCGAAGGCGACCTGGAAGACTATCGGGATTGGCTGGCCGCGCGGGGCACGGAGGAAAAAGCCGAAGCCGCGCGTGCCAACGCGAGCGATACGCCGCCTCCCGCGGACCGCAAGCAGCAGCGCCGCCTGGAGGCCGAACAGCGGCAACGCGTGGCGGCGGCCCGCAAGCCGCTGGAGGCCAAGCTGGCCAAGGTGGACGCCGAAATGGAAACCGTGCGGACGCGCCTGGAATCCCTGGACGCATTGATTGCCGATGCCGACCTGTACTCGGACGCTCGCCGCGCGGAACGCCAGAAAGTCATGAGCGAACACGGCGAACTGGGCAAACGCATGGCGGCACTGGAAGAACAGTGGCTGGGTTTGCACGAAGCCATCGAGGCGGCGGAGAAAACCGCCTCGGTTTCCTCGCCTTCCTGA
- a CDS encoding DesA family fatty acid desaturase encodes MDHILSFAAGGFLHASWWQIVIFTLVATHVTIVGVTVFLHRSQAHRGLDLHPAVMHFFRFWLWMTTGMVTKEWVAIHRKHHAKCERDGDPHSPMLFGIWKVLFRGAELYREEATNAETMAKFGHGTPDDWLERNVYARHSLMGVMIMLVLDIAMFGAVGVTVWAVQMAWIPFWAAGVVNGIGHYWGYRNYASPDTSTNVFPWGIVIGGEELHNNHHAYGTSAKFSAKWYEFDIGWGYIRILQFVGLAKVKKVAPKLKLESNKPMVDLSTLQGVITHRYEVMARYGDIIKSAARQELAKLKTSRNPDGAECRWTTLRRVRRWLHRSEDALQPEQVAQLDQAIAGSQSLSTLVQMRRELGRLWESSSASSEQLLSHLQAWCQRAQQSGIEGLEQFADRLRRYAA; translated from the coding sequence ATGGATCACATCCTTTCCTTCGCCGCCGGCGGTTTCTTGCACGCTTCCTGGTGGCAGATCGTCATTTTCACCTTGGTTGCAACGCACGTCACCATCGTCGGCGTCACGGTGTTCCTCCATCGCAGTCAGGCGCACCGCGGTCTGGACCTCCATCCGGCGGTCATGCACTTCTTCCGCTTCTGGCTCTGGATGACCACCGGCATGGTCACCAAGGAATGGGTCGCCATACACCGCAAGCACCACGCGAAATGTGAACGCGACGGCGATCCGCACTCGCCCATGCTGTTCGGCATCTGGAAAGTACTGTTCCGCGGCGCCGAGCTCTATCGCGAAGAAGCCACCAACGCAGAGACCATGGCGAAGTTCGGCCACGGCACCCCGGATGACTGGCTCGAGCGCAATGTCTATGCGCGCCACAGCCTGATGGGCGTGATGATCATGCTCGTCCTGGATATCGCCATGTTCGGCGCCGTCGGCGTGACGGTCTGGGCGGTGCAGATGGCCTGGATCCCGTTCTGGGCGGCGGGCGTCGTCAATGGCATCGGCCACTATTGGGGCTATCGCAACTACGCCAGTCCCGACACCAGCACCAATGTGTTCCCGTGGGGCATCGTCATCGGCGGGGAAGAGCTGCACAACAACCACCACGCCTACGGTACCTCGGCCAAGTTCTCCGCCAAGTGGTACGAGTTCGACATCGGTTGGGGCTATATCCGTATCCTGCAATTCGTCGGCCTGGCCAAGGTGAAGAAAGTCGCGCCCAAGCTCAAGCTGGAATCCAACAAACCGATGGTGGACCTCAGCACCCTGCAGGGCGTGATTACCCACCGCTACGAAGTGATGGCGCGCTACGGCGACATCATCAAGAGCGCTGCCCGCCAGGAACTGGCCAAGCTCAAGACCTCCCGCAACCCGGATGGCGCGGAATGCCGCTGGACGACCCTGCGCCGCGTTCGTCGCTGGCTTCATCGCTCGGAAGACGCCTTGCAGCCGGAGCAGGTCGCCCAGTTGGACCAGGCCATCGCCGGCAGCCAGTCCTTGTCGACGCTGGTACAGATGCGGCGCGAGCTGGGACGCCTGTGGGAAAGCTCCAGCGCGAGCAGCGAACAATTGCTGAGCCATCTGCAGGCCTGGTGCCAACGGGCCCAGCAGAGCGGCATTGAAGGGCTGGAGCAGTTCGCCGACCGACTCCGCCGCTACGCGGCATGA
- the dapE gene encoding succinyl-diaminopimelate desuccinylase — MAATAVLDLVKDLIARPSVTPADFDCQRMLALRLEQSGFRCESIVRNGVTNLWARRGTTGPLVVFAGHTDVVPTGPLEKWESDPFVPVERDGFLYGRGAADMKSSIAAFVVAVEEFVAAHPSHAGSIALLLTSDEEGPSVDGTVRVCEWLQERGETLDYCIVGEPTSTDRLGDVCKNGRRGSLTGRLKVKGMQGHVAYPHLARNAVHDVAPALAELVSIEWDQGNAYFPPTTFQVSNMSAGTGATNIVPGEAVLVFNFRFSTASTPDSLKARVTTVLDKHGVDYHIDWALGGEPFLTPKGTLSTALTDAIRAETGLETELSTTGGTSDGRFLAKVCPQVIEFGPCNATIHKVNERIELDSLVPLKNIYRRTVENLLLAV, encoded by the coding sequence ATGGCTGCAACCGCCGTACTCGACCTGGTCAAGGATCTGATCGCCCGCCCCTCGGTCACGCCGGCAGACTTCGACTGCCAGCGGATGCTGGCACTGCGGCTGGAACAGAGCGGTTTTCGCTGCGAAAGCATCGTTCGCAACGGCGTAACCAATCTGTGGGCGCGCCGCGGGACGACCGGCCCGCTGGTGGTATTCGCCGGACACACCGACGTGGTCCCCACCGGCCCGCTGGAGAAATGGGAAAGCGATCCTTTCGTACCGGTCGAGCGCGACGGTTTCCTGTATGGACGCGGCGCGGCCGACATGAAAAGCTCCATCGCGGCGTTCGTGGTGGCGGTCGAGGAATTCGTGGCAGCCCACCCCTCGCATGCCGGTTCCATCGCGCTGCTGCTGACCTCCGATGAAGAAGGCCCTTCGGTGGACGGCACCGTGCGCGTGTGCGAATGGCTGCAAGAACGTGGAGAAACGCTGGACTACTGCATTGTGGGAGAACCCACCTCGACCGATCGCCTGGGCGACGTTTGCAAGAACGGCCGGCGCGGCTCCCTGACGGGACGCCTGAAGGTCAAAGGCATGCAGGGCCACGTCGCCTATCCGCATCTGGCGCGCAATGCCGTTCACGACGTTGCGCCGGCACTGGCCGAACTGGTCTCCATCGAATGGGACCAGGGCAATGCCTACTTTCCTCCGACGACATTCCAGGTCTCCAATATGTCCGCCGGCACGGGCGCAACCAATATCGTGCCCGGCGAAGCGGTCCTGGTGTTCAACTTCCGTTTTTCCACCGCGAGTACGCCTGACAGCCTGAAGGCCCGTGTCACGACCGTGCTGGACAAGCACGGCGTCGACTACCACATCGATTGGGCGCTGGGCGGCGAACCCTTCCTGACTCCGAAAGGCACGCTCAGCACCGCGCTCACCGACGCCATCCGCGCGGAAACGGGACTGGAAACGGAACTGTCCACTACCGGCGGTACGTCCGATGGCCGTTTCCTGGCCAAGGTCTGCCCGCAGGTCATCGAATTCGGTCCCTGCAACGCGACCATCCACAAAGTCAACGAACGCATCGAACTCGACTCGCTCGTTCCCCTGAAGAACATTTATCGCCGCACGGTCGAAAACCTGCTGCTCGCGGTGTGA
- the dapD gene encoding 2,3,4,5-tetrahydropyridine-2,6-dicarboxylate N-succinyltransferase, with protein sequence MTLDLQTTIEYAWEARASLTPTDASAEIREAVEHTIDALDTGRLRVADKTTGEWLVHQWIKKAVLLSFRLQENAVMGEAPLQFYDKVPLKFAEYGNAAFQHGGYRVVPPAVARRGAFIGRNVVLMPSYVNLGAYVDEGTMVDTWATVGSCAQIGKNVHLSGGVGIGGVLEPLQANPTIIEDNCFIGARSEIVEGVIVEENSVLSMGVYLSQSTKIFDRATGKITYGRIPSGSVVVPGSLPAADGSHSLYCAVIVKRVDAQTRAKTSINDLLRA encoded by the coding sequence ATGACTCTCGACCTTCAAACAACCATCGAATACGCCTGGGAAGCCAGGGCCTCCCTGACGCCCACCGATGCCAGCGCGGAAATCCGCGAAGCCGTCGAACACACCATCGATGCCCTGGACACGGGTCGCCTGCGCGTGGCGGATAAAACGACGGGTGAATGGCTGGTGCATCAATGGATCAAGAAGGCGGTCCTGCTGTCGTTCCGCCTGCAAGAGAACGCCGTCATGGGCGAAGCCCCGCTGCAGTTCTACGACAAGGTGCCGCTGAAGTTCGCCGAATATGGCAACGCCGCGTTCCAGCACGGCGGCTACCGCGTGGTGCCGCCCGCCGTGGCGCGCCGTGGCGCCTTCATTGGCCGCAACGTGGTCCTGATGCCGTCGTACGTGAACCTGGGCGCCTATGTGGACGAAGGCACCATGGTCGATACCTGGGCCACCGTCGGATCGTGCGCGCAGATCGGCAAGAACGTCCATCTGTCCGGCGGCGTCGGCATCGGCGGCGTGCTGGAGCCGCTGCAGGCCAATCCCACCATCATCGAAGATAACTGCTTCATCGGCGCGCGCTCCGAAATCGTGGAAGGCGTCATCGTGGAAGAGAACTCGGTGCTCTCCATGGGTGTTTACCTGTCGCAAAGCACCAAGATCTTCGATCGCGCCACGGGCAAGATCACCTATGGTCGCATCCCGTCGGGTTCGGTGGTCGTGCCGGGGTCGCTGCCCGCGGCCGATGGTTCGCACAGCCTGTATTGCGCCGTGATCGTCAAGCGCGTGGACGCCCAGACCCGTGCGAAGACCAGCATCAATGATTTGCTGAGGGCGTAA